In Phycisphaerales bacterium, the following proteins share a genomic window:
- the plsY gene encoding glycerol-3-phosphate 1-O-acyltransferase PlsY gives MTDPVKWSILLVAAYGVGSIPFALIIGRARGIDIRLHGSGNVGASNVGRTLGRKYGMLCFALDVCKGLGPTVVAGVWCGLFAADMRDVEKDITQTQMLLWIGVAFAAIVGHTNSIFLGFKGGKGVATGFGSLLGIYPHLTWPILGALVVWLAAVKLWRMISVASMLAALSLPLWYLLSIASTTGGSAGGFVGRASDRWPFLLVTALLALLVLWKHRSNIARIRAGTETRVGEPAPGEKK, from the coding sequence GTGACCGATCCCGTCAAATGGTCCATTCTGCTCGTCGCCGCCTACGGGGTCGGTTCAATCCCATTTGCACTGATCATCGGCCGCGCCCGCGGCATCGACATCCGCCTGCACGGCTCGGGTAACGTCGGCGCCTCCAACGTCGGCCGCACGCTCGGGCGCAAGTATGGCATGCTCTGTTTCGCCCTGGATGTCTGCAAGGGGCTCGGCCCGACGGTTGTGGCGGGGGTGTGGTGCGGCCTGTTTGCGGCCGACATGCGCGACGTCGAAAAGGACATCACGCAAACCCAGATGCTGCTGTGGATCGGGGTGGCCTTCGCCGCGATCGTCGGACACACCAATTCGATCTTCCTCGGCTTCAAAGGCGGCAAGGGAGTCGCGACCGGCTTTGGCTCGTTGCTGGGCATCTACCCGCATCTCACCTGGCCGATCCTCGGCGCCCTGGTGGTCTGGCTGGCGGCGGTCAAACTCTGGCGGATGATCAGCGTCGCTTCGATGCTCGCCGCGCTGAGTCTGCCGCTGTGGTATCTGCTGAGCATCGCGTCAACGACCGGAGGCTCTGCCGGGGGCTTTGTCGGTCGTGCAAGCGACCGCTGGCCATTCCTGCTGGTTACGGCGCTGCTGGCGCTGCTCGTGCTCTGGAAGCACCGCAGCAACATCGCCCGCATCCGCGCGGGCACCGAGACGCGCGTCGGCGAACCCGCGCCGGGCGAAAAAAAGTGA
- a CDS encoding polysaccharide export protein gives MNSRVDGYFRTGIVRLPALAAFVAWCVMVGGCNMPTDMQPTGSDFGAPPAVEGAEPQRPISASSLPYTLVPGDRIAIRVYQDPNLDGEYTIDSDGGIQYPLVGPMRLEGLTTADARRKIASGLQGNYVDPSVTVNLISQMQQYVRVMGQVPKQGRVAYQRGMTILDALADAGGPTRDASLRKMVLIRRMSDEFVAAGLFDYREMMLNPSIESLSANIPLERGDIIFVPTNERAQWESAFQFISTMFGAAVDVERGIVLYPDVREILQTGDSSTRTTVIVR, from the coding sequence GTGAACTCACGCGTGGATGGATACTTCCGGACTGGAATCGTTCGTCTGCCGGCCTTGGCGGCATTCGTCGCCTGGTGCGTGATGGTCGGCGGCTGCAACATGCCTACAGACATGCAGCCAACCGGCTCGGACTTCGGCGCCCCGCCCGCAGTGGAGGGGGCCGAGCCGCAGCGTCCCATCAGCGCCAGTTCACTTCCCTACACGCTCGTGCCCGGAGACCGCATCGCCATCCGGGTCTACCAGGATCCCAATCTCGACGGCGAATACACGATCGACTCTGACGGCGGCATCCAGTACCCGCTCGTCGGCCCCATGCGGCTGGAAGGTCTGACGACCGCCGATGCGCGGCGCAAGATCGCGAGCGGCCTGCAGGGCAATTATGTCGATCCCTCGGTGACGGTGAATCTCATCAGCCAGATGCAGCAGTACGTGCGCGTCATGGGTCAGGTGCCCAAGCAGGGACGCGTCGCGTATCAGCGCGGCATGACGATCCTCGACGCCCTGGCCGACGCCGGCGGCCCGACGCGCGACGCCTCGCTGCGCAAGATGGTTCTCATCCGCCGCATGTCCGATGAGTTCGTCGCGGCTGGCCTGTTCGACTACCGCGAGATGATGCTCAATCCGTCGATCGAATCGCTCTCGGCCAACATCCCGCTCGAGCGCGGCGACATCATCTTCGTTCCAACCAACGAGCGCGCCCAGTGGGAATCGGCCTTCCAGTTCATCAGCACCATGTTCGGCGCTGCAGTTGACGTCGAGCGCGGCATCGTGCTCTACCCGGACGTGCGCGAAATCCTTCAGACCGGTGACAGTTCGACGCGGACCACGGTTATCGTTCGCTGA
- a CDS encoding glycosyltransferase family 2 protein, which produces MFKRYDPSVLSVAIIACDNEATIGRTIESVRSLAGRVVVVDSGSKDRTVELALRLGAEVIHHDWEGHVRQKQFALDQCDTPWVLSLDSDESVDAQLAGEIGSVVSSDDPHVAGCEVNRRVWFAGRELRYTWQPEWRMRLVRPQSARWAGYDPHDRLDVSGPSRRLRGVLRHDAFASVAELLRKQINHGVHAGESYHQLGRRASVLHLAISPTAAILKQIVLKSAWLDGWPGWACAMGAGISAAAKHMRLLELASGAAPADRQP; this is translated from the coding sequence ATGTTCAAGCGATACGACCCCTCCGTGCTCAGCGTGGCCATCATCGCCTGCGACAATGAAGCGACGATCGGCCGCACCATCGAGAGCGTTCGCTCGCTCGCCGGCCGCGTGGTCGTCGTCGATTCCGGCTCGAAAGACCGCACCGTCGAACTGGCGCTCCGCCTGGGCGCCGAGGTGATTCATCACGACTGGGAGGGGCACGTGCGCCAGAAGCAGTTCGCGCTGGATCAGTGCGACACGCCGTGGGTGCTCAGCCTTGACAGCGATGAGTCGGTCGATGCACAACTGGCGGGCGAGATCGGCTCGGTGGTGAGCAGCGACGATCCGCACGTGGCCGGGTGCGAAGTGAACCGCCGCGTGTGGTTTGCGGGTCGAGAGTTGCGCTACACCTGGCAGCCGGAGTGGCGGATGCGCCTCGTGCGGCCACAGTCGGCGCGCTGGGCGGGCTACGACCCACACGACCGGCTCGATGTGTCGGGGCCGTCGCGGCGGCTGCGCGGCGTGCTGCGGCACGATGCGTTTGCCAGTGTCGCCGAACTGCTCCGCAAGCAGATCAACCATGGCGTGCACGCCGGTGAGAGTTACCACCAGCTCGGCCGCCGCGCTTCAGTGCTCCACCTTGCCATCTCGCCGACGGCGGCGATCCTCAAGCAGATCGTCCTCAAATCCGCGTGGCTCGACGGCTGGCCCGGCTGGGCGTGCGCCATGGGCGCGGGCATCAGCGCCGCCGCCAAGCACATGCGCCTGCTCGAACTGGCCTCGGGCGCCGCGCCCGCGGACCGTCAGCCGTGA
- a CDS encoding integration host factor subunit beta, with product MPNVTKKDLIDGIVETTKEKRVAVKGIIQEFLNLIVEELGNGNRIELRDFGVFEVKHRAPRVAQNPKTLAKVDVPAKCSVKFKPGRLMKEKVDFGDAPSPDRDGRDGRVAGPGAPIVQTAGARSPARL from the coding sequence ATGCCGAACGTGACCAAGAAGGATCTCATCGATGGCATCGTTGAGACGACCAAAGAAAAGCGAGTCGCCGTGAAGGGCATCATTCAGGAGTTCCTCAACCTCATCGTCGAAGAACTCGGCAACGGCAACCGCATCGAACTGCGCGACTTCGGCGTTTTCGAAGTCAAACACCGCGCCCCGCGCGTCGCGCAGAACCCCAAGACGCTCGCCAAGGTCGACGTTCCGGCGAAATGCTCCGTGAAATTCAAGCCCGGCCGCCTCATGAAAGAGAAGGTCGACTTCGGCGATGCCCCGTCGCCGGATCGCGACGGCCGCGATGGGCGCGTTGCCGGGCCCGGCGCGCCCATCGTTCAAACCGCAGGCGCCCGAAGTCCCGCCCGGCTTTAG
- a CDS encoding polysaccharide deacetylase family protein, translating to MHPAAVLPILAYHSIDEFGTSISVSPEVFQRQMQWFAAHGWKTLALSEAAALVRAGRPIEPRSFVLTFDDGMQSLLTHAAPVLAEHGFCAATFVVTGLVGRSPEWYRMPGPYRTIPLLDRAGLERLVGLGWELHPHTHDHPVLPHLPPDVQADQIGRSQSLVKEWFGQGGGVLAYPFGQFNADTKRAMEQCGLVAGVTLSFGSRLNPARPYEWPRVGSAWLKGSNLRQALAVTGWLERYVALRSLVKKGRERHFRQPTTETTRGLIALEG from the coding sequence GTGCACCCCGCAGCGGTCCTGCCCATCCTCGCCTACCACAGTATCGACGAATTCGGCACGTCGATCTCAGTCTCGCCCGAGGTTTTCCAGCGGCAAATGCAGTGGTTCGCCGCGCACGGCTGGAAGACCCTGGCGCTGAGCGAGGCGGCGGCCCTCGTCAGGGCCGGCCGCCCCATCGAGCCCCGCAGTTTCGTCCTGACATTCGACGACGGCATGCAGTCGCTGCTCACGCACGCGGCTCCGGTGCTGGCCGAGCACGGCTTTTGCGCCGCGACGTTCGTAGTCACCGGCCTCGTCGGCAGGTCGCCGGAGTGGTACCGCATGCCCGGCCCCTATCGAACAATTCCGCTGCTCGACCGAGCCGGGCTCGAGCGACTGGTCGGCCTCGGATGGGAACTCCATCCGCACACGCACGATCACCCCGTGCTGCCCCACCTGCCCCCGGATGTGCAGGCGGACCAGATCGGCCGCAGCCAGTCGCTCGTCAAGGAGTGGTTCGGCCAAGGCGGCGGCGTGCTCGCCTACCCGTTCGGGCAGTTCAACGCCGACACGAAACGAGCGATGGAGCAGTGCGGGCTTGTCGCGGGCGTCACGCTTTCCTTTGGCAGTCGCCTGAACCCGGCCCGACCTTACGAGTGGCCGCGTGTCGGCTCGGCGTGGCTGAAGGGATCGAACCTGCGCCAGGCACTGGCGGTGACGGGCTGGCTCGAACGCTACGTCGCGCTGCGCTCGCTGGTGAAGAAGGGCCGCGAGCGGCACTTTCGCCAGCCGACGACTGAGACCACGCGCGGGCTCATCGCGCTGGAGGGGTGA
- a CDS encoding 8-amino-7-oxononanoate synthase, giving the protein MSAKRSRPWFDRLTERLDERQTTGLWRSLQVRRDGSEPFEIDLSSNDYLRLASHPLLIERVRKAALCSGVGSGSSRLAGGTRQAHAALEARFAAFKKAEAALLFPTGYMANLAVLSTLAERGDIIVLDKLCHASLFDGARLAAAQGAAVRTFPHLRYERLDALLTGHRRAHPNAARFIVTDSVFSMDGDAADLPRLAAARDAHDACLIVDEAHATGVLGPCGQGLDSRGVADVTISTASKALGSLGGIVSGPRVVIDCLVNAGRSFIYTTAAPPTQVAAIDAALDVIEREPQRRHRLAELSETIRHRLISLGLTMQMDPTPIIPIHVGSAQRALVLAAHLDSHGILAPAIRPPTVAPNTARVRLSLHCGLTEEQVDRLVFALNTFDWSAE; this is encoded by the coding sequence ATGTCCGCCAAACGCTCCAGACCCTGGTTCGATCGACTCACTGAACGTCTCGACGAGCGGCAGACAACCGGCTTGTGGCGCTCGCTGCAGGTCCGACGCGACGGGTCCGAACCGTTTGAAATCGATCTGTCGAGCAACGACTACCTCCGGCTCGCCAGTCACCCGCTTCTGATCGAGCGCGTTCGAAAGGCGGCGCTGTGTTCTGGCGTGGGCAGCGGATCGAGCCGGCTGGCAGGCGGCACGCGGCAGGCGCACGCCGCTCTCGAGGCGCGCTTCGCCGCATTCAAGAAGGCCGAGGCGGCGCTGCTCTTCCCAACCGGCTACATGGCCAACCTCGCCGTCCTCTCGACCCTGGCCGAGCGCGGCGACATCATCGTCCTCGACAAACTCTGCCATGCGAGCCTGTTCGACGGCGCCCGCCTCGCCGCCGCGCAGGGCGCAGCCGTCCGCACCTTTCCGCATCTGCGTTACGAGCGGCTCGATGCGCTGCTGACCGGCCACCGGCGCGCCCACCCCAACGCCGCCCGCTTCATTGTGACCGATTCGGTCTTCTCGATGGACGGCGACGCAGCCGACCTGCCGAGGCTCGCCGCCGCGCGCGACGCCCATGACGCGTGCCTCATCGTCGATGAAGCCCACGCGACGGGCGTGCTCGGACCGTGCGGCCAGGGGCTCGACAGCAGAGGCGTTGCCGACGTGACGATCTCGACGGCGAGTAAAGCGCTGGGTTCGCTGGGCGGCATCGTCTCCGGGCCGCGTGTCGTTATCGACTGCCTCGTCAACGCCGGCCGATCGTTCATCTACACCACTGCGGCGCCGCCCACGCAGGTGGCGGCGATCGACGCCGCGCTCGACGTGATTGAGCGCGAGCCGCAGCGGCGCCATCGCCTCGCCGAACTGTCCGAGACGATTCGCCATCGACTGATCAGCCTCGGCTTGACGATGCAAATGGATCCGACGCCCATCATTCCAATCCACGTGGGATCTGCACAGCGCGCGCTGGTGCTCGCCGCGCACCTCGATTCGCACGGCATCCTCGCGCCGGCCATCCGCCCGCCGACGGTCGCGCCCAATACGGCCCGGGTCCGGCTCAGCCTGCACTGCGGCTTAACGGAAGAGCAGGTTGATCGCCTCGTGTTCGCGCTGAACACCTTCGACTGGTCAGCGGAATGA
- a CDS encoding paraquat-inducible protein A has translation MARSAAFALAALILYPAAMLLPVIEIEQMGHTHGATIWSGVVDLLAEGSILVAVIVLLCSIVIPLAKILATFLICSGEMFLHGRHRAMTYRMLEWIGRWGMVDVLLVALLVAVVKLGSWLRVHPGPGAAAFAGVVVLSLLASAVFDPEAIWQEEESA, from the coding sequence ATGGCGCGATCTGCGGCCTTCGCACTGGCGGCTCTCATTCTCTATCCAGCCGCGATGCTCCTGCCCGTCATCGAGATCGAACAGATGGGGCACACGCATGGTGCGACCATCTGGTCCGGCGTAGTCGATCTGCTTGCCGAGGGTTCCATACTCGTCGCCGTCATCGTGCTGCTCTGTTCCATCGTCATCCCGCTGGCCAAGATCCTGGCCACCTTTTTGATTTGTTCGGGCGAGATGTTCCTGCATGGCCGGCACCGAGCAATGACCTATCGCATGCTCGAATGGATCGGCCGCTGGGGCATGGTGGATGTGCTGCTCGTCGCCCTGCTCGTGGCCGTCGTGAAACTCGGCAGTTGGCTGCGCGTCCATCCCGGGCCGGGTGCCGCGGCGTTCGCTGGAGTCGTCGTGCTCAGTCTGCTCGCCTCGGCCGTTTTCGATCCGGAAGCCATCTGGCAGGAGGAGGAATCTGCATGA
- a CDS encoding glycosyltransferase family 4 protein produces the protein MRIVIAYEHVRRFVGAHAQVVTELGRRFVQRGHEVTIVCDTVTDPELYPDLRIIARRLYQSGASHRPLMLHRWAGQVMRDLPCDASISFHAAIPADILIPTFGFAPGPDRQPGRGARRLLNLIDPRKLVSLTVGLRTRRDRRLGCVVALSDAMAEALLDEAPGIERLLRRIPGASPIEPPMEQTKALQQRQEAREILDIDPGQVVFLWAAKSPARKGGSAALRAFAETVDSGHPQARLVMACEDPWPLHDLAVDLRCDEHIRLVSRTREMEHLLAAADVGIIPAARSMFGRFIWECLAFGLPVITTTATAGAERMRGPDQRLAGRIVSTARAQALRDAMIGLLEESHHQAARRTAQAIAPSMRFDLFVDRMEALAREYAC, from the coding sequence ATGCGCATCGTGATTGCCTACGAACATGTGCGGCGTTTCGTCGGCGCTCACGCGCAGGTGGTGACCGAACTCGGCCGGCGCTTCGTCCAGCGCGGCCATGAAGTCACCATCGTCTGCGATACGGTGACTGATCCCGAGCTCTATCCCGATTTGCGCATTATCGCCCGGCGGCTCTATCAGTCGGGCGCATCGCACCGGCCGCTGATGCTGCACCGCTGGGCCGGGCAGGTGATGCGCGATCTGCCGTGCGATGCCTCGATCTCGTTCCATGCGGCGATCCCGGCGGACATCCTGATCCCCACGTTTGGCTTCGCTCCCGGACCCGACCGCCAGCCCGGCCGCGGCGCGCGGCGCCTGCTCAATCTGATCGATCCGCGGAAACTCGTCTCCCTGACCGTCGGCCTGCGCACACGGCGGGACCGGCGGCTGGGATGCGTGGTGGCGCTGAGCGACGCCATGGCCGAGGCTCTGCTCGACGAAGCGCCGGGAATCGAGCGCCTGTTGCGGCGAATCCCAGGCGCTTCTCCCATCGAGCCGCCCATGGAGCAAACCAAAGCGCTGCAGCAGCGCCAGGAAGCGAGAGAGATTCTCGACATCGATCCCGGGCAGGTCGTTTTCCTCTGGGCGGCCAAGTCGCCGGCGCGCAAGGGCGGTTCGGCGGCGCTGCGGGCGTTTGCCGAGACCGTCGACAGCGGCCACCCCCAGGCGCGGCTCGTCATGGCGTGCGAGGATCCTTGGCCCCTGCACGATCTGGCCGTCGATCTCCGCTGCGACGAGCACATCCGGCTCGTCTCGCGCACGCGCGAGATGGAGCACCTGCTCGCCGCGGCAGACGTCGGGATCATCCCCGCGGCGAGATCCATGTTCGGCCGTTTCATCTGGGAGTGCCTCGCGTTCGGTCTGCCCGTGATCACCACGACGGCGACGGCCGGGGCCGAGCGGATGCGAGGCCCCGACCAGCGCCTGGCCGGCCGCATTGTCTCGACGGCGCGCGCCCAGGCGCTGCGCGACGCCATGATCGGCCTGCTCGAGGAATCGCACCACCAGGCCGCGAGGCGCACCGCGCAGGCCATCGCGCCGAGCATGCGCTTTGATCTTTTCGTCGATCGAATGGAAGCGCTCGCGCGCGAGTACGCCTGTTGA
- a CDS encoding O-antigen ligase family protein: MNVHPARPAPDDALGMMARARQRDPIGDRVHTGLIMATLFVLPLGTAPLAIMAGIAIGYSLLRLWATGPAVGYLIRLPIVWVLLGLLAWTLLSLLWSEDRPEGWDEAIILRFQAPFLIAVWPIAHRWRLLVWALAAGAAAAAVVQIGQWMLPEHWPMFLWWHAERIAGRYPGLVHPNSTALVAVSAIWLLWLIRPGGARGAAGAVLLALAAAVGLALTGSRGGWIAALAGLAAALPALARQCSGASRRTRAAAATLLLGILAIGLVLGPQMLSRVRGAATDLRAAIGRGDYSGDVAARWRQKDITLHLLKHHPLLGVGAGGYVGAARQYVQSHRPAVPEPLADPSVHASTGLLTHPHSALLYHAAVLGAPGLALYLAFWAALAWTPRAAGRRVPLQWWPPWAALFVAFAFDSHHMSAPGMMILMLLVAIGAYESREPARWKPSESRPSAPPASTEQPCAS, from the coding sequence GTGAATGTCCATCCCGCCAGGCCGGCGCCCGATGATGCGCTGGGCATGATGGCGCGCGCCCGCCAGCGCGATCCGATCGGCGATCGCGTGCACACGGGGCTGATCATGGCCACGCTGTTTGTGCTCCCGCTGGGCACGGCGCCGCTGGCGATCATGGCCGGCATCGCCATCGGCTACTCGCTGCTGCGCCTCTGGGCGACGGGGCCAGCTGTCGGCTATCTCATTCGTCTGCCCATCGTGTGGGTCCTGCTGGGCCTGCTGGCGTGGACGCTACTCTCGCTGCTCTGGTCGGAGGACCGGCCCGAGGGATGGGACGAGGCGATCATCCTTCGCTTTCAGGCGCCGTTTCTGATCGCCGTCTGGCCCATCGCGCATCGCTGGCGACTGCTTGTGTGGGCGCTGGCCGCAGGCGCGGCGGCGGCCGCGGTGGTCCAGATCGGCCAATGGATGCTTCCGGAGCATTGGCCCATGTTCCTGTGGTGGCACGCCGAGCGCATTGCCGGCCGTTACCCCGGCCTCGTGCATCCCAACTCGACGGCCCTCGTCGCCGTCTCCGCCATCTGGCTGCTGTGGCTCATCCGGCCGGGCGGCGCGCGAGGCGCCGCCGGTGCCGTGCTGCTCGCGCTCGCCGCTGCAGTCGGCCTGGCGCTGACGGGCAGTCGCGGCGGGTGGATTGCCGCGCTCGCTGGCCTAGCAGCGGCGCTCCCCGCGCTGGCAAGACAGTGCTCCGGCGCCAGCCGCCGCACGCGGGCCGCGGCGGCGACTCTGCTCCTGGGCATTCTCGCCATTGGCCTCGTGCTCGGCCCGCAGATGCTCAGTCGGGTTCGCGGCGCGGCAACTGATCTGCGCGCGGCCATTGGTCGCGGCGACTACTCCGGCGACGTCGCGGCTCGGTGGCGCCAGAAGGACATCACGCTGCACCTGCTGAAGCATCACCCGCTTCTGGGGGTGGGCGCTGGCGGCTATGTGGGCGCGGCGCGTCAGTATGTTCAATCGCACCGGCCCGCAGTTCCGGAGCCGTTGGCCGATCCATCGGTGCACGCATCGACCGGGTTGCTCACCCATCCGCATAGCGCGCTGCTCTACCATGCAGCAGTGCTTGGCGCGCCGGGGCTGGCGCTCTATCTCGCCTTCTGGGCGGCGCTCGCGTGGACGCCGCGCGCGGCTGGCCGAAGAGTGCCGCTCCAATGGTGGCCGCCTTGGGCCGCGCTCTTTGTCGCGTTTGCATTCGACAGCCACCACATGAGCGCCCCGGGAATGATGATCCTCATGCTGCTCGTGGCGATCGGTGCCTACGAGTCGCGCGAGCCCGCCCGCTGGAAGCCATCCGAAAGCCGGCCATCCGCGCCACCTGCTTCGACGGAGCAACCATGCGCATCGTGA
- a CDS encoding glycosyltransferase family 4 protein, with amino-acid sequence MTIPSIGQAPQPGLGGLRTGRPLRIAYCISRTFERFQGTYGRYCGQARLLRDAGHDVTVFAVNREMKLPPDEDHFGVRVHRVPVRSQSWGGPKNFLSFRKMHRAIFDCLASGRFDAVKIIGQDLSPMIPMIQRRLNLPVIFDAHEPEIYGFWTGPRRMLLPIIYGLERRYSRMAQAVQITSNWQKNKYEQWGCRDVTIVGNQPLWDERIDAWPEGKFDAVKAGGPVMFGRLGTVYKGTGLHELLQAFAAVFAKYSDRARLRLAGKVAEYYEDEFARTIEPYRDGIVLSGAYSTTDMPELYAQMHVSVLPYLNDANFRYINPSKFYDSIANACVVVMTPIGDMGEILARVHCGRTIDPERIDTIVEAMTHYLEHPEDIEREARAGFEASLGEFSWKANQRQLEETFQRIVQ; translated from the coding sequence ATGACGATTCCCAGCATTGGCCAAGCGCCCCAGCCCGGCCTGGGCGGCTTGCGCACCGGGCGCCCCCTGCGCATCGCCTACTGCATCAGTCGCACGTTTGAACGCTTCCAGGGCACCTACGGCCGCTACTGCGGCCAGGCGCGACTGCTGCGCGACGCCGGCCATGACGTGACCGTCTTTGCCGTCAATCGCGAGATGAAACTCCCGCCTGACGAGGATCACTTCGGCGTGCGGGTGCACCGCGTGCCGGTGCGGTCGCAGAGCTGGGGCGGGCCGAAGAACTTTCTCAGTTTCCGAAAGATGCATCGGGCGATTTTCGACTGCCTCGCGAGCGGCAGATTTGACGCGGTCAAGATCATCGGCCAGGACCTGAGCCCAATGATCCCCATGATTCAGCGCCGGCTCAATCTGCCCGTCATCTTCGATGCGCACGAGCCGGAGATCTACGGCTTCTGGACCGGCCCCCGCCGCATGCTGCTGCCCATCATCTACGGCCTCGAGCGCCGCTACAGCCGCATGGCACAGGCCGTGCAGATCACCAGCAACTGGCAGAAGAACAAGTACGAGCAGTGGGGTTGCCGCGACGTGACCATCGTCGGCAACCAGCCTCTCTGGGACGAGCGCATCGACGCGTGGCCCGAAGGCAAGTTCGACGCCGTCAAGGCCGGCGGGCCGGTCATGTTCGGCCGGCTGGGCACGGTGTACAAGGGGACCGGCCTGCACGAGTTGCTCCAGGCCTTTGCCGCCGTGTTTGCCAAGTACTCCGATCGGGCCCGGCTGCGCCTTGCCGGCAAAGTCGCCGAGTACTACGAGGATGAATTCGCCCGCACCATTGAGCCGTACCGCGATGGAATCGTCCTCAGCGGCGCGTACTCGACCACGGATATGCCGGAGTTGTACGCGCAGATGCACGTCTCCGTGCTGCCGTATCTCAATGACGCCAACTTCCGCTACATCAATCCGAGCAAGTTCTATGACTCGATCGCCAACGCCTGCGTCGTGGTCATGACGCCTATCGGCGACATGGGTGAGATCCTGGCCCGCGTGCACTGCGGCCGCACCATCGACCCCGAGCGCATCGACACAATCGTCGAGGCGATGACGCACTACCTTGAGCATCCTGAAGACATCGAGCGTGAAGCGCGCGCCGGCTTCGAAGCCAGCCTCGGCGAATTCTCCTGGAAGGCCAATCAGCGCCAGCTCGAAGAGACCTTCCAGCGAATCGTGCAGTAG
- a CDS encoding phosphoribosylanthranilate isomerase, whose protein sequence is MTARTRVKICGLRSEADVFAAVDAGADAVGFVFVRSSPRYIEPEAAADLVCLLPPLVHAVGVFADEKAAVVCEIAGEACINLVQLHGSEDAACVEMVREAFPVIKGIRYGEEAMRRWSGVESIDMLLVDGSDGGGGATLDWRALAGQRDSIRAPLMLAGGLTRENVGEAIAAVRPYAVDVSSGVEAERGIKNPDAIRRFCDAVRSADATLAG, encoded by the coding sequence GTGACGGCCCGAACGAGAGTCAAGATCTGCGGCCTTCGCTCGGAAGCGGATGTGTTCGCCGCCGTCGATGCCGGCGCCGATGCCGTGGGATTCGTCTTCGTGCGTTCTTCACCACGATACATCGAACCGGAGGCGGCCGCGGACCTGGTTTGCCTCTTGCCGCCGCTCGTGCACGCCGTGGGCGTGTTCGCCGATGAAAAGGCCGCCGTCGTCTGCGAAATCGCTGGCGAAGCGTGCATCAATCTCGTGCAACTGCACGGCTCAGAGGACGCCGCGTGCGTTGAGATGGTGCGCGAGGCATTCCCGGTTATCAAAGGCATCCGCTACGGCGAGGAGGCGATGCGCCGCTGGTCGGGTGTGGAGAGTATCGACATGCTGCTCGTGGACGGGTCCGACGGCGGGGGCGGCGCCACTCTGGACTGGCGGGCCCTGGCGGGGCAGCGCGACTCGATCCGCGCGCCGCTCATGCTTGCGGGCGGGCTCACGCGTGAAAACGTGGGAGAGGCCATCGCGGCTGTCCGCCCGTACGCCGTGGACGTCTCGAGCGGCGTGGAGGCCGAGCGCGGGATCAAGAACCCCGACGCCATCCGGCGCTTCTGCGATGCGGTGCGCTCGGCCGATGCGACCCTGGCTGGATAG